One window from the genome of Jeotgalibacillus haloalkalitolerans encodes:
- a CDS encoding RNA polymerase sigma factor → MSQQLTDIDLYHKVVHEQDAQALRQLYQKYEKLIYSFSYKMTQDQEVAEEAIQEVFLKLWKKHAPYDQSKGKFSSWLLTMTRNTCLDALRKRNRHETVEYIEKDTLRVSEETPADILEWKERGSAIQECMSALKEEQQQIVQLFYFNGLTQQAISKKTDTPLGTIKGRIRLALKHLKACLKGKGGHEDDSAV, encoded by the coding sequence ATGTCGCAGCAATTAACGGATATTGATTTGTATCACAAGGTTGTGCACGAGCAGGATGCCCAGGCTTTGCGCCAGCTTTACCAGAAGTATGAAAAGCTTATTTATTCATTCTCATATAAAATGACGCAGGATCAGGAAGTAGCTGAAGAGGCCATTCAAGAAGTGTTTCTTAAGTTATGGAAGAAACATGCACCTTATGATCAGTCTAAAGGGAAGTTTTCTTCGTGGCTCTTAACGATGACCCGAAACACTTGTCTGGATGCACTGCGCAAGCGAAACCGTCATGAAACGGTTGAGTATATTGAGAAAGATACATTAAGAGTGTCGGAGGAAACACCGGCAGATATTTTAGAATGGAAAGAAAGAGGTTCAGCAATACAGGAATGTATGAGTGCATTGAAAGAAGAACAGCAGCAGATTGTTCAGTTGTTTTATTTCAACGGGTTAACCCAGCAGGCGATTTCTAAGAAAACCGATACGCCGCTCGGAACGATTAAAGGTCGGATCCGCCTTGCACTTAAGCATTTGAAGGCTTGCCTCAAAGGGAAAGGAGGACATGAGGATGACTCAGCAGTGTGA
- a CDS encoding anti-sigma factor — protein sequence MTQQCDHVLDYYNQHLDDIEKAAFEKHLSECADCQEILADLKSLEDTLPYAADPVEPPAGMEERIFAKIETADRPEPVKPAPLRPSKKKRQWMLPSIAALLAISLFGNAYLFTQLSDEADIVQQATIDQVLQYAELAPTAGDASGTASIIEQGEEKRLVVQASNLAALSEEEVYQVWLLQDGQPERAGTFVIDNEGRGSVIFTLNEEYAERDWDTVAVSLEPDANSELPEGEIILASEI from the coding sequence ATGACTCAGCAGTGTGACCACGTGCTCGATTATTATAATCAGCATTTGGATGATATTGAAAAAGCAGCTTTTGAAAAGCATCTGTCTGAGTGTGCAGACTGCCAGGAAATTCTTGCAGACCTCAAGTCACTCGAAGATACGCTTCCCTATGCAGCTGATCCGGTTGAACCGCCAGCAGGAATGGAAGAACGGATTTTTGCAAAGATAGAGACTGCTGATCGCCCTGAACCAGTAAAACCAGCTCCCCTTCGCCCTTCTAAGAAGAAGCGGCAGTGGATGCTGCCATCAATTGCTGCACTTCTGGCAATTTCACTGTTCGGAAATGCTTACTTGTTTACCCAATTGTCAGATGAAGCCGATATTGTACAACAGGCGACGATTGATCAGGTACTTCAATACGCTGAGCTTGCACCGACAGCTGGAGATGCGAGTGGTACGGCAAGTATTATTGAGCAGGGTGAAGAAAAGAGACTGGTTGTACAGGCATCGAATCTTGCTGCCTTATCTGAGGAAGAAGTGTATCAGGTCTGGCTATTACAGGACGGACAGCCTGAGCGCGCCGGTACTTTCGTGATCGATAATGAAGGAAGAGGCTCTGTGATTTTCACGTTAAATGAAGAATACGCAGAACGTGACTGGGATACAGTTGCTGTTTCACTGGAACCGGATGCGAATAGCGAGCTTCCGGAGGGTGAGATTATTCTTGCTTCAGAGATTTAA